A DNA window from Vigna angularis cultivar LongXiaoDou No.4 chromosome 1, ASM1680809v1, whole genome shotgun sequence contains the following coding sequences:
- the LOC108322177 gene encoding probable methyltransferase PMT5 isoform X1: protein MRSSWLKKQSFVIGHKPPLSWLILCLISILALIAVLSSSSSSNTDDSASRTAESLIYTNYRRIKEQAAADYLELRSVSSGGSRQKEVELCGKERENFVPCHNVSANLISGFKDGEEFDRHCEVYKVSERCLVRPPKEYKTPLRWPSGRDVIWSANVKITKDQFLSSGSMTKRLMLLEENQIAFHSQDGFIFNSVKDYARQLAEMIGLGSDIELPQAGIRNILDINCGFGSFGAHLLSLKIMVVCIAAYEATGSQVQLSLERGLPAMIGNFISRQLPYPSLSYDMVHCAQCGIVWDEKDGFFLIEVDRVLKPGGYFVLTSPTTRPQGSSKDKKRIMSNTIEVFTQQLCWTLVAQQDESFVWQKATDVGCYASRKQSTIQLCEGEDTQSYYRPLVPCISGTSSKRWIAIQNRSSESGLSSAELKIHGVQPEEFYEDLQHWRSAVNNYWSLLTPLIFSDHPKRLGDEDPFPPYNMVRNVMDMSANFGGLNAALLEEKKSVWVMNVVSSTASNALLPLILDRGFAGVMHDWCEPFPTYPRTYDLLHADGLLSHLSSERCSTIDLFLEMDRILRPEGWVILSDTMRAIEMARMVATQVRWEARVIDLQNGSDQRLLVCQKPFLKK, encoded by the exons ATGAGAAGCTCTTGGTTGAAGAAACAGTCTTTCGTAATTGGCCATAAGCCGCCACTGAGCTGGTTAATCCTGTGTCTGATAAGTATCCTTGCACTGATTGCAGTGTTgagttcatcttcttcttcgaACACCGATGATTCAGCGTCTCGCACTGCGGAATCGCTAATCTACACGAATTACAGAAGGATAAAGGAGCAGGCCGCGGCGGATTACTTGGAATTAAGGAGTGTGTCGAGTGGTGGCTCGAGGCAGAAGGAGGTGGAGCTTTGCGGAAAGGAAAGGGAGAATTTCGTGCCGTGTCACAATGTCTctgcgaatttgatttctgggTTTAAAGACGGAGAGGAGTTTGATCGGCATTGCGAGGTGTATAAGGTGTCGGAGAGGTGTTTGGTTCGGCCTCCCAAGGAATACAAGACTCCGTTGCGGTGGCCGAGTGGGAGGGATGTCATATGGAGCGCAAATGTGAAGATCACCAAAGATCAGTTTCTTTCCTCTGGAAGTATGACCAAAAG GTTGATGCTATTAGAAGAGAATCAAATCGCCTTTCACTCGCAGGATGGGTTCATATTCAACAGTGTGAAAGATTATGCTCGCCAACTTGCAGAGATGATAGGCTTAGGAAGTGACATTGAGCTTCCTCAAGCCGGT ATTCGCAATATACTAGATATTAATTGTGGATTTGGTAGCTTTGGAGCTCATTTATTGTCACTGAAAATAATGGTGGTTTGTATTGCGGCGTATGAAGCTACTGGCAGCCAAGTTCAATTGTCTCTTGAGAGAGGTCTTCCAGCTATGATTGGCAACTTTATCTCCAGACAGCTTCCATATCCATCATTATCATATGACATGGTTCACTGTGCTCAGTGCGGCATTGTGTGGGATGAAAAAG ATGGATTCTTCCTTATAGAAGTTGATCGTGTTCTTAAACCCGGAGGATATTTTGTTTTAACCTCACCTACAACGAGACCACAGGGTTCATCAAAGGATAAAAAGAGAATAATGTCAAACACAATAGAAGTGTTCACCCAACAACTCTGCTGGACTCTTGTAGCTCAGCAAGATGAAAGTTTTGTGTGGCAGAAGGCTACTGATGTTGGATGTTATGCATCTCG TAAGCAGAGTACTATACAGCTATGTGAAGGAGAGGATACTCAGTCATATTATAGGCCTCTTGTGCCATGTATAAGTGGGACGTCTAGCAAGCGCTGGATTGCAATACAGAACAGATCTTCTGAATCTGGATTGAGCTCGGCTGAACTTAAAATTCATGGA GTTCAACCTGAAGAATTTTATGAAGATTTGCAACATTGGAGATCAGCTGTCAACAATTATTGGTCGTTACTTACCCCGCTAATTTTCTCTGACCATCCGAAGAGACTTGGAGATGAAGATCCATTCCCTCCATATAATATGGTCCGGAATGTTATGGACATGAGTGCTAATTTTGGGGGGTTGAATGCTGCCCTGCTCGAGGAGAAAAAGTCAGTCTGGGTTATGAACGTGGTTTCTTCCACAGCTTCTAATGCACTTCTTCCTCTTATACTAGATAGAGGTTTTGCCGGTGTCATGCATGACTG GTGTGAACCTTTTCCCACCTATCCCCGGACATATGATTTGCTTCATGCAGATGGACTTCTTTCACATCTATCCTCAGAGAGGTGCAGCACGATAGACTTGTTCCTGGAGATGGATAGAATATTGCGTCCAGAG GGTTGGGTCATTCTTTCTGATACTATGAGAGCTATTGAGATGGCTCGCATGGTTGCCACACAAGTACGTTGGGAAGCAAGGGTAATTGATCTTCAGAATGGAAGTGACCAGCGGCTACTTGTTTGCCAGAAaccttttttgaaaaaataa
- the LOC108322177 gene encoding probable methyltransferase PMT5 isoform X2 → MRSSWLKKQSFVIGHKPPLSWLILCLISILALIAVLSSSSSSNTDDSASRTAESLIYTNYRRIKEQAAADYLELRSVSSGGSRQKEVELCGKERENFVPCHNVSANLISGFKDGEEFDRHCEVYKVSERCLVRPPKEYKTPLRWPSGRDVIWSANVKITKDQFLSSGSMTKRLMLLEENQIAFHSQDGFIFNSVKDYARQLAEMIGLGSDIELPQAGIRNILDINCGFGSFGAHLLSLKIMVVCIAAYEATGSQVQLSLERGLPAMIGNFISRQLPYPSLSYDMVHCAQCGIVWDEKDGFFLIEVDRVLKPGGYFVLTSPTTRPQGSSKDKKRIMSNTIEVFTQQLCWTLVAQQDESFVWQKATDVGCYASRKQSTIQLCEGEDTQSYYRPLVPCISGTSSKRWIAIQNRSSESGLSSAELKIHGKSST, encoded by the exons ATGAGAAGCTCTTGGTTGAAGAAACAGTCTTTCGTAATTGGCCATAAGCCGCCACTGAGCTGGTTAATCCTGTGTCTGATAAGTATCCTTGCACTGATTGCAGTGTTgagttcatcttcttcttcgaACACCGATGATTCAGCGTCTCGCACTGCGGAATCGCTAATCTACACGAATTACAGAAGGATAAAGGAGCAGGCCGCGGCGGATTACTTGGAATTAAGGAGTGTGTCGAGTGGTGGCTCGAGGCAGAAGGAGGTGGAGCTTTGCGGAAAGGAAAGGGAGAATTTCGTGCCGTGTCACAATGTCTctgcgaatttgatttctgggTTTAAAGACGGAGAGGAGTTTGATCGGCATTGCGAGGTGTATAAGGTGTCGGAGAGGTGTTTGGTTCGGCCTCCCAAGGAATACAAGACTCCGTTGCGGTGGCCGAGTGGGAGGGATGTCATATGGAGCGCAAATGTGAAGATCACCAAAGATCAGTTTCTTTCCTCTGGAAGTATGACCAAAAG GTTGATGCTATTAGAAGAGAATCAAATCGCCTTTCACTCGCAGGATGGGTTCATATTCAACAGTGTGAAAGATTATGCTCGCCAACTTGCAGAGATGATAGGCTTAGGAAGTGACATTGAGCTTCCTCAAGCCGGT ATTCGCAATATACTAGATATTAATTGTGGATTTGGTAGCTTTGGAGCTCATTTATTGTCACTGAAAATAATGGTGGTTTGTATTGCGGCGTATGAAGCTACTGGCAGCCAAGTTCAATTGTCTCTTGAGAGAGGTCTTCCAGCTATGATTGGCAACTTTATCTCCAGACAGCTTCCATATCCATCATTATCATATGACATGGTTCACTGTGCTCAGTGCGGCATTGTGTGGGATGAAAAAG ATGGATTCTTCCTTATAGAAGTTGATCGTGTTCTTAAACCCGGAGGATATTTTGTTTTAACCTCACCTACAACGAGACCACAGGGTTCATCAAAGGATAAAAAGAGAATAATGTCAAACACAATAGAAGTGTTCACCCAACAACTCTGCTGGACTCTTGTAGCTCAGCAAGATGAAAGTTTTGTGTGGCAGAAGGCTACTGATGTTGGATGTTATGCATCTCG TAAGCAGAGTACTATACAGCTATGTGAAGGAGAGGATACTCAGTCATATTATAGGCCTCTTGTGCCATGTATAAGTGGGACGTCTAGCAAGCGCTGGATTGCAATACAGAACAGATCTTCTGAATCTGGATTGAGCTCGGCTGAACTTAAAATTCATGGAAA GAGTTCAACCTGA